In Bacillus cytotoxicus NVH 391-98, the following are encoded in one genomic region:
- a CDS encoding O-antigen ligase family protein — protein sequence MLTNQTRIRFEQFLLFFIILQPVLDLLTSLSIIVLKINTTFGVMARFLVMTVCGIYILLQAKEKENRKFLIYLVVLGLVLCLGFINNKLNKNPIIMGEEVKFFAKALYVYIMLSSYILALKSLKKLTNIGEKVRDNIMYSTLIINIVMVVSIATSTDFGSYQWMKVGSRGWFYAGNELGSILAIIFPIVVLYSVQKTKGITSILYWIPSLLMIYSLIQVGTKVGMGSIGATLAAAIIILLLQVLFDRRNPNKKALLLNSIIAIVLLAGVIGTFKKTPLAQNMGIHNNYLAEQNAAQQQQKEKEIKEKLKEQQRNKEKGKEIEKVEEEVKKELQKEQQKENQENLIFSGRQVYAERHQQFFKEAPMSQKLLGMGYAGNFKYNEQKQPDPKLIEMDFHDWFYDFGIIGFLLMMIPFIYYGFRILFRMMTRFKDIVNIKYGMLATSLALALGIAYIAGHILTAPGVGIYFIVVLAYLIVDLEIE from the coding sequence ATGTTGACAAATCAAACTAGGATTAGGTTTGAGCAATTTTTGCTTTTTTTTATTATTTTACAACCTGTTTTAGATTTATTAACTTCGCTTAGTATTATCGTATTAAAAATAAATACAACATTCGGAGTAATGGCAAGATTTCTTGTTATGACTGTTTGTGGTATTTATATTTTATTGCAGGCAAAAGAAAAAGAGAATAGAAAGTTTTTGATTTATCTAGTAGTACTAGGTTTAGTATTGTGCCTAGGTTTTATAAATAATAAGCTAAATAAGAATCCGATTATAATGGGCGAAGAAGTTAAATTCTTTGCAAAAGCATTGTATGTGTATATTATGCTGTCTTCATACATTTTAGCTTTAAAATCATTGAAGAAACTTACAAATATTGGTGAAAAAGTTAGGGATAACATTATGTATTCTACATTAATTATCAATATTGTTATGGTTGTTTCTATTGCAACATCTACAGACTTTGGCAGTTATCAATGGATGAAAGTTGGTTCTCGTGGATGGTTTTATGCTGGAAATGAGTTAGGATCTATTTTAGCGATCATCTTCCCGATTGTAGTATTATATTCTGTTCAGAAGACAAAAGGGATTACGAGTATTTTATATTGGATTCCGTCGCTATTGATGATTTATTCTTTAATTCAAGTTGGTACAAAAGTAGGTATGGGTTCAATTGGTGCAACATTGGCAGCAGCTATTATCATTCTTCTCCTTCAAGTATTATTTGATAGAAGAAATCCAAACAAAAAGGCACTATTGCTTAATAGTATTATTGCTATTGTTTTATTAGCAGGTGTGATTGGAACGTTTAAGAAGACACCTTTAGCACAAAACATGGGTATTCATAATAACTATTTAGCAGAGCAAAATGCGGCACAACAACAACAAAAGGAAAAAGAAATTAAAGAAAAATTAAAAGAACAGCAACGGAACAAGGAAAAAGGGAAAGAAATAGAGAAAGTTGAAGAAGAAGTTAAAAAGGAACTTCAGAAAGAACAGCAAAAGGAAAATCAAGAGAACCTCATATTCAGTGGACGTCAAGTATATGCGGAAAGACATCAGCAATTCTTTAAAGAAGCTCCAATGTCACAAAAGTTATTAGGAATGGGTTATGCAGGTAATTTTAAATACAACGAACAAAAACAACCAGATCCAAAGTTAATTGAAATGGACTTCCATGATTGGTTTTATGATTTTGGAATCATCGGCTTTTTGTTAATGATGATTCCATTCATTTACTATGGATTTAGAATCTTATTCCGTATGATGACAAGATTTAAAGACATCGTTAATATAAAATATGGAATGCTTGCAACAAGTTTAGCTTTAGCTTTAGGTATTGCATATATTGCGGGACATATTTTGACAGCACCAGGGGTTGGAATTTACTTTATAGTGGTGTTAGCTTACCTCATTGTAGATTTAGAAATTGAATGA
- a CDS encoding RNA polymerase sigma factor SigX, which translates to MLTIEKKESHASDMTFEDIFKQYYVYAVKQILWIVKNQPIAEELAQEVFLQLYHSDWKAIENIPGWLIKSSTYAAYNHLRSEKRHQAKINKEIQYHDVQNVSSLDDDWIRKEEITKVQMILNKMNDRERTLLLMKFSGFQYKEIAAILQIEISSIGTLLVRAKMKFRKIYKQMEEA; encoded by the coding sequence ATGTTAACCATAGAAAAAAAAGAAAGTCATGCTTCTGATATGACCTTCGAAGACATATTTAAACAATACTATGTTTACGCTGTGAAACAGATCCTATGGATTGTTAAAAATCAACCTATCGCTGAAGAGTTAGCACAAGAAGTATTTTTACAATTATATCATAGTGATTGGAAAGCAATTGAAAACATACCTGGATGGTTGATTAAATCTTCTACTTATGCAGCTTATAACCATCTACGATCCGAAAAAAGACATCAAGCAAAGATTAATAAAGAAATACAATACCATGACGTGCAAAATGTTTCATCATTAGACGATGATTGGATAAGAAAAGAAGAAATTACAAAAGTCCAAATGATATTAAATAAAATGAATGATCGAGAACGAACTCTTTTACTAATGAAATTCTCTGGTTTTCAATATAAAGAAATAGCAGCAATACTTCAAATTGAAATATCTTCTATTGGAACATTATTAGTCCGAGCTAAAATGAAATTTCGCAAGATTTATAAACAAATGGAGGAGGCATAA
- a CDS encoding trimeric intracellular cation channel family protein, producing MLLIDIFTFLGIIAAAISGTLVGLKKDLDFFGVLCLAVATALGGGIIRDILIGNLPPVAFIKPIYFFVSVLSALFTCMFFERINKLQVVIMLSDAVGLGVFTAIGANAAMLHHVDAPFLVVSMGVITGIGGGIMRDICAQDIPYVFRKEIYAIASILGAISFLITYGLGAHVLAFYVCLLVTFIIRVVTVIYNVHFPVFFKTHAKITKGH from the coding sequence ATGTTATTAATCGATATCTTTACGTTTCTTGGTATTATCGCCGCTGCTATTTCTGGTACATTAGTTGGTTTAAAGAAAGATCTAGATTTTTTTGGTGTCCTTTGTTTAGCTGTAGCTACTGCACTTGGTGGCGGAATTATCCGTGATATTTTGATTGGTAACCTACCTCCCGTTGCATTTATAAAACCAATTTACTTTTTTGTGAGTGTATTATCTGCACTCTTTACTTGTATGTTTTTCGAGCGTATTAACAAATTACAAGTTGTGATTATGCTTTCTGATGCGGTTGGCTTAGGCGTTTTCACTGCAATCGGTGCTAATGCGGCAATGTTACATCATGTTGATGCTCCCTTTTTAGTTGTGTCAATGGGTGTGATTACAGGTATTGGCGGAGGGATTATGCGTGATATTTGTGCACAAGACATCCCTTATGTATTTCGCAAAGAAATTTACGCCATTGCTTCCATCCTCGGTGCAATTAGCTTCTTGATTACATATGGGCTAGGTGCACACGTATTAGCTTTCTATGTTTGTTTACTCGTAACATTCATCATACGCGTAGTCACAGTTATATATAATGTACATTTCCCCGTTTTCTTTAAAACACATGCGAAAATAACTAAAGGTCATTAA
- a CDS encoding methyl-accepting chemotaxis protein, whose protein sequence is MNKLFTLEQELVIAAYESEYEKIQKEHEKEKEITAMTIKHIAMELAAISEKNSASIHQLTTQSEKIVELAKTGTELAITSEEKANKGKNQLDTQNKRMESIQSNMETIITDTRELLDISKKINEIIDIVKSIAEQTNLLALNAAIESARAGEFGKGFAVVADEIRKLSEQTKESITNVTKLVEKTNKQIIHVSSSVEQISSLVSEGTASMHETDHYFQEIVHDMSNSKEQNKEIENELKVISQVMKRIQDDSSQMALTAENLQMELTR, encoded by the coding sequence ATAAATAAATTGTTCACACTCGAACAAGAACTTGTTATTGCAGCTTATGAATCGGAATATGAAAAGATTCAAAAAGAACATGAGAAAGAAAAAGAAATCACTGCAATGACGATTAAACATATTGCCATGGAACTTGCAGCCATTTCCGAAAAAAATAGTGCCTCTATTCATCAATTAACGACTCAATCGGAAAAGATTGTTGAACTCGCCAAAACAGGTACAGAGTTAGCAATAACCTCTGAAGAAAAGGCAAATAAGGGCAAAAACCAGCTGGACACCCAAAATAAGCGAATGGAAAGTATTCAATCTAATATGGAAACAATTATTACAGACACAAGGGAACTTCTTGACATTTCTAAAAAAATTAATGAAATCATCGATATTGTAAAATCAATTGCTGAACAAACAAACTTGCTTGCATTAAATGCAGCCATTGAATCTGCACGTGCGGGAGAGTTTGGCAAAGGATTTGCGGTTGTGGCAGATGAAATTCGTAAATTATCTGAACAAACGAAGGAATCTATCACAAATGTTACAAAGCTAGTTGAGAAAACAAATAAGCAAATCATACATGTTTCCTCATCTGTGGAACAAATTAGCTCCCTTGTATCTGAGGGAACAGCTAGCATGCATGAAACGGATCATTATTTCCAAGAAATTGTTCATGATATGTCAAATTCAAAAGAACAAAACAAAGAAATTGAAAATGAACTAAAAGTTATATCTCAGGTTATGAAGAGGATTCAAGACGATTCTTCGCAAATGGCTTTAACTGCCGAGAATTTGCAAATGGAATTAACTAGGTAA
- a CDS encoding WecB/TagA/CpsF family glycosyltransferase has protein sequence MAVQTVDILGVPFSTMTMEETVQYLMKQLEVEQAHTFQVVTANPEIVMCAKKDSSFQKTLLQADVITPDGIGVVKASAMLGTPLQERVAGFDLMNHLFGELSKEKKSVSVFLLGAKPHVVKGAADYLKKTYSAINIVGLQDGYFKPEEEENIISRIQEAKPDLLLVALGFPRQENFIQNNKNRLQAKMAVGVGGSFDVWAGEVKRAPKWIQAIHLEWFYRLCSNPTRWRRQLVLAEFLKEVMRSKK, from the coding sequence ATGGCAGTACAAACAGTTGATATTTTAGGTGTTCCTTTCTCTACAATGACGATGGAAGAAACTGTACAATACCTTATGAAACAGTTGGAAGTTGAACAAGCTCATACATTTCAAGTTGTAACAGCAAATCCTGAAATTGTCATGTGCGCAAAAAAAGATTCAAGTTTCCAAAAAACACTTTTACAAGCAGATGTAATTACACCAGATGGCATTGGTGTTGTAAAAGCAAGCGCTATGTTAGGGACACCGCTTCAAGAACGAGTAGCAGGCTTTGATTTAATGAATCATTTATTTGGAGAACTTTCAAAAGAAAAGAAATCTGTATCCGTGTTCTTGTTAGGTGCAAAGCCGCATGTTGTGAAAGGCGCTGCCGATTACTTAAAGAAAACATATTCGGCTATAAACATTGTTGGTTTGCAGGATGGCTACTTTAAGCCTGAAGAAGAAGAGAATATTATTTCGCGTATTCAAGAAGCAAAACCAGATCTACTACTTGTTGCACTTGGATTCCCAAGACAAGAAAATTTCATTCAAAATAATAAAAATCGATTACAAGCAAAGATGGCAGTCGGTGTAGGTGGAAGTTTTGATGTTTGGGCTGGTGAGGTAAAGCGCGCACCAAAATGGATCCAAGCCATTCACTTAGAGTGGTTCTATCGTTTATGTAGTAATCCAACTCGTTGGCGCCGTCAGCTTGTATTGGCAGAGTTTTTAAAGGAAGTAATGCGTTCGAAGAAGTAG
- a CDS encoding glycosyltransferase — protein MRILHMNAGAEDGGGKTHIISLLDQFPTDEVELAVFEDGIVAREAREIGIKVHVFSQKSRYDLSILKNISRFINEEQFDIVHTHGPRANFYVSLMKKRIAAKWVTTIHSDPFQDFTKQGLKGWIFTKLNLKALKDIDLFFVVTNRLKKSLEQLGISSEKMRVIYNGIEYDKEKAQGYDKKEKFHIEEDVFTAIQVARLHPVKGHEVLFDALNNTSLTKIKVLLVGDGPLEEDLKALAKEKGIDDKVQFLGHRQDVKQLFASAHINLLTSHSEGFPLVLLEAANQRVPSIVTRAGEIEPLIVDDTYGWVVPVGDGKALANALEQAYEKWKTGELAVMGKRIYEHAAANFSLNKLYEDTKETYKQLIAK, from the coding sequence ATGAGGATATTGCATATGAATGCAGGAGCAGAAGACGGGGGAGGAAAGACACATATTATTTCACTTCTCGATCAGTTCCCAACCGATGAAGTAGAACTGGCAGTATTTGAAGACGGGATTGTTGCGAGGGAAGCAAGGGAGATAGGAATCAAAGTTCATGTGTTCTCACAGAAATCTCGCTACGATTTATCTATTTTAAAAAATATAAGTAGATTCATTAATGAGGAACAATTTGATATTGTCCATACACATGGTCCTAGAGCAAACTTTTACGTTTCTCTTATGAAAAAAAGAATTGCTGCAAAATGGGTGACAACCATTCATAGTGATCCGTTTCAAGACTTTACAAAGCAAGGTTTAAAAGGATGGATTTTTACGAAATTAAACTTAAAGGCTTTAAAGGATATAGATTTATTCTTTGTTGTAACAAATCGTTTGAAAAAGAGTTTGGAACAATTGGGAATTTCTAGTGAAAAGATGCGTGTTATTTATAATGGAATTGAATATGATAAAGAAAAAGCGCAAGGTTATGATAAAAAAGAAAAGTTTCATATTGAAGAAGATGTATTTACGGCCATTCAAGTTGCGCGCCTCCATCCAGTTAAAGGGCATGAAGTATTATTTGATGCATTAAATAATACTTCATTGACTAAAATTAAGGTGTTATTAGTAGGCGATGGTCCATTAGAGGAAGACTTAAAGGCTTTAGCGAAAGAAAAAGGAATTGACGATAAGGTTCAATTTTTAGGGCATCGTCAAGATGTGAAACAGTTATTTGCATCGGCTCATATTAACTTATTAACATCTCATAGTGAAGGGTTTCCGTTAGTTCTATTAGAAGCAGCAAATCAACGTGTACCATCTATTGTAACAAGAGCTGGTGAAATTGAACCGTTAATCGTAGATGACACATATGGATGGGTTGTTCCAGTAGGTGATGGGAAAGCTTTGGCGAATGCTTTAGAACAAGCGTATGAAAAATGGAAAACAGGTGAACTAGCTGTAATGGGAAAACGGATTTACGAGCATGCTGCAGCAAATTTCTCACTGAACAAGTTATATGAGGATACGAAAGAAACATATAAACAATTAATAGCGAAATAA
- a CDS encoding DUF4179 domain-containing protein, which yields MKCNDIGFIQTYIDGELSHDTRKEFTKHLDTCEACQDLLVEISKLNQWENVMLDEESAYSPQELKIDVEQAWKTFENRSKLDNVSNINHKKQQKKGLFTNINKKSKRFIYTAVASIGLFTTAMIPQIQVAATNVASYFSDAVTNDKVVNEGIKDENGVTQDMMKNGKYIPMDEKITDQGITVHFKELYIADSRISIHYRMEKADGSLVPFEFETPFIQGSDDFLPFDLIIAGKKLEHLGVRDNDKPEGVITFVASPEEKDAFKQPLTLDVNINKIGKVAGSWKGEFQLDNSH from the coding sequence ATGAAATGTAATGATATCGGATTTATTCAAACATATATTGATGGAGAACTTTCTCATGATACAAGAAAAGAATTCACAAAACACCTAGATACATGTGAAGCATGTCAGGATTTATTAGTAGAAATTAGTAAATTAAACCAATGGGAGAATGTAATGCTAGATGAAGAATCGGCATATTCACCACAAGAACTCAAAATTGATGTAGAACAAGCATGGAAAACATTTGAAAATCGTTCAAAACTAGACAATGTTTCTAATATAAATCATAAAAAACAACAGAAAAAGGGGCTATTTACAAACATAAATAAAAAATCAAAACGTTTCATTTACACAGCAGTAGCTTCAATAGGACTTTTTACAACGGCAATGATTCCACAAATACAAGTGGCGGCTACAAATGTTGCCTCATATTTTTCTGATGCAGTTACAAATGATAAGGTTGTAAATGAAGGAATAAAAGATGAAAATGGTGTCACACAAGATATGATGAAGAATGGCAAATATATTCCTATGGATGAAAAAATTACAGATCAAGGTATTACAGTACATTTCAAAGAGTTATATATCGCGGATTCACGTATATCAATCCATTATAGAATGGAAAAAGCGGATGGAAGTTTAGTACCATTTGAATTTGAGACACCCTTTATCCAAGGTTCAGATGATTTCCTTCCTTTTGACCTTATCATAGCAGGTAAAAAATTGGAACATTTAGGCGTTCGTGATAATGATAAACCAGAAGGTGTTATTACATTTGTTGCAAGCCCTGAAGAAAAAGACGCTTTTAAACAACCCCTTACATTAGATGTAAATATAAATAAAATTGGAAAAGTAGCTGGATCTTGGAAAGGTGAGTTTCAACTTGATAATTCACATTAA